From Bacteroidia bacterium, a single genomic window includes:
- a CDS encoding agmatine deiminase family protein, with amino-acid sequence MPLTPKELGFTFPAEWEPHRATWLSWPHKEASWPGKIQSIYPNYTQFIKLVSEGERVCINVADSHMQVQVTEWLKKGQVNLGQIDFFHFPTNDAWCRDHGPAFVVNRKEGKKAIVDWGYNAWGDKYPPYDLDDVIPTKIAKAFNLPLFLPGIVMEGGSVEFNGKGTLLTTRACLLNPNRNPNLTQSEIERYLSEFYGINHILWLGDGIVGDDTDGHIDDLVRFVNSNTVVTVVEENKNDENYAILQENLRELSKLRLENGQQLNIVELPMPNPVVYEDQRLPASYANFYISNKYVVVPTFRDRYNDDKALGILEGLFTDRQVVGIDSTDIIWGLGSFHCLSQQEPL; translated from the coding sequence ATTCCATTGACACCAAAAGAATTAGGGTTTACTTTTCCTGCCGAATGGGAACCTCACCGCGCTACCTGGCTGAGCTGGCCGCATAAAGAAGCCTCCTGGCCTGGCAAAATTCAAAGCATCTATCCCAATTATACTCAGTTTATTAAATTGGTCTCTGAAGGGGAAAGGGTTTGTATCAATGTAGCCGATAGCCACATGCAAGTGCAGGTTACCGAATGGCTTAAAAAGGGACAAGTGAACCTTGGACAAATTGATTTTTTCCATTTTCCTACCAACGATGCCTGGTGCCGCGATCATGGTCCTGCTTTCGTTGTAAACCGAAAAGAAGGCAAAAAAGCCATCGTAGATTGGGGTTACAATGCCTGGGGCGATAAATATCCTCCCTACGATTTAGACGATGTTATCCCAACCAAAATCGCGAAAGCATTTAACCTGCCATTGTTTCTTCCGGGTATTGTCATGGAAGGTGGTTCGGTGGAGTTTAATGGGAAAGGTACGCTTCTCACTACCCGGGCCTGTTTGTTAAATCCAAATAGAAATCCTAACCTCACTCAGTCCGAAATTGAACGCTATTTGTCTGAATTCTACGGAATTAACCACATTCTTTGGCTGGGCGATGGCATTGTAGGCGACGATACCGATGGACATATCGACGATTTGGTTCGTTTTGTCAATTCCAATACCGTCGTTACCGTGGTGGAGGAGAATAAAAACGATGAAAATTACGCCATTTTGCAGGAAAATCTCCGGGAATTATCCAAGTTAAGACTTGAAAATGGTCAGCAATTGAACATTGTTGAATTGCCTATGCCAAATCCGGTGGTTTATGAAGATCAGCGCCTTCCTGCTTCTTACGCAAACTTTTATATCTCCAATAAATACGTGGTGGTGCCAACCTTCCGCGATCGCTACAACGACGACAAAGCACTGGGTATTTTAGAAGGGCTTTTCACTGATCGTCAGGTAGTTGGAATCGATTCTACCGATATTATTTGGGGCCTTGGAAGTTTCCATTGTCTTAGTCAACAAGAGCCTTTGTAG
- a CDS encoding carbon-nitrogen hydrolase, with product MSKNVKVGLVQLSCSSNVAENLSKHQDAIRKAAGMGAQVIVLQELFKSLYFCDVEDYKNFELGEAIPGPTTEALAPLAKELGVVIVASLFEKRAQGLYHNTTAVLDADGSYLGKYRKMHIPDDPGYYEKFYFTPGDLGYKVFDTKFGRIGVLICWDQWYPEAARLTSLMGADMLVYPTAIGWATTQNEETNSEQYFAWQTIQRGHAVANGIHVISVNRTGREGDMQFWGGSFVANPMGRVLYQAPHLEEEIKVIEIDMEKSEYYRTHWPFLRDRRIDSYSDITKRFID from the coding sequence ATGTCCAAAAATGTAAAAGTTGGTTTGGTGCAGTTAAGCTGTTCCTCCAATGTCGCCGAAAATCTGTCTAAACACCAGGATGCTATTCGAAAAGCTGCCGGTATGGGAGCTCAGGTAATTGTGTTGCAAGAGTTATTTAAATCCTTGTATTTCTGCGATGTGGAAGATTACAAGAATTTTGAATTAGGCGAGGCTATCCCCGGACCTACAACCGAGGCTTTGGCTCCTTTGGCGAAAGAATTGGGAGTGGTAATTGTTGCTTCTTTGTTCGAAAAAAGAGCTCAAGGTTTATATCACAATACAACAGCAGTGCTCGATGCCGATGGTTCTTACCTCGGAAAATACCGTAAAATGCATATTCCGGATGACCCGGGTTATTACGAGAAATTTTACTTCACCCCGGGTGACTTAGGATATAAAGTGTTCGATACCAAATTTGGTCGAATTGGGGTGTTGATTTGCTGGGATCAATGGTATCCGGAAGCTGCCCGTTTAACCAGCCTGATGGGGGCCGACATGTTGGTTTATCCAACTGCCATCGGTTGGGCAACCACTCAAAACGAAGAAACCAATTCTGAACAATATTTTGCCTGGCAAACCATCCAACGTGGGCATGCCGTTGCTAATGGAATTCATGTAATATCCGTTAATCGTACGGGTAGGGAAGGAGATATGCAATTTTGGGGTGGCAGCTTTGTGGCCAATCCAATGGGACGTGTTTTATACCAAGCACCTCATCTGGAAGAAGAAATTAAAGTGATTGAAATAGATATGGAAAAGTCTGAATATTACCGAACTCATTGGCCTTTTCTTCGCGATCGCAGAATCGATTCCTATTCTGATATTACCAAACGTTTTATTGATTAA